From Enhydrobacter sp., the proteins below share one genomic window:
- a CDS encoding biotin--[acetyl-CoA-carboxylase] ligase, whose product MDSVGSTNDEAARLAEQGAPEGTLVWARRQTGGRGRRGRIWVSPPGNLYSSTVVRPRCAAARAAELGFVAALAVADLVPAGRDVRLKWPNDVLVGGGKLAGILPESSIGHGGEVEYVVLGIGVNVDFAPELPDMRYPGACLGGTVEAALQGLAGALARRLADWRSQGFEAARREWLAKAGPLGAEVSVRLGEELVEGRFAGLDASGALLLETADGRRKITSGELLGRAA is encoded by the coding sequence ATGGACAGCGTCGGCAGCACCAACGACGAAGCCGCTCGCCTCGCCGAGCAGGGCGCGCCCGAGGGCACGCTGGTGTGGGCCCGCCGGCAAACGGGTGGCCGCGGCCGTCGCGGCAGGATCTGGGTGTCGCCGCCCGGCAATCTCTACAGCTCGACCGTCGTTCGCCCACGCTGTGCGGCGGCACGGGCGGCCGAGCTCGGCTTCGTGGCGGCCCTCGCCGTTGCCGACCTCGTGCCGGCCGGGCGCGACGTGCGGCTCAAATGGCCGAACGACGTCCTGGTCGGGGGCGGCAAGCTCGCGGGAATCCTGCCGGAGAGCTCGATCGGGCACGGTGGCGAGGTCGAGTATGTGGTGCTGGGCATTGGCGTCAATGTCGACTTCGCCCCGGAGCTGCCCGACATGCGTTATCCGGGGGCTTGCCTCGGCGGCACGGTCGAGGCGGCATTGCAGGGGCTGGCCGGCGCCCTGGCGCGTCGTCTCGCCGACTGGCGATCGCAGGGCTTCGAGGCCGCCCGCCGGGAATGGCTCGCCAAGGCCGGCCCGCTCGGCGCCGAGGTCAGCGTCAGGCTGGGCGAGGAGCTGGTCGAGGGCCGCTTTGCCGGCCTCGACGCCAGCGGGGCGCTGCTGCTCGAGACGGCCGACGGCCGACGCAAGATCACGTCGGGCGAACTGCTCGGCCGCGCCGCTTGA
- the nuoN gene encoding NADH-quinone oxidoreductase subunit NuoN, translating to MLLGLESWTLARPEIFLAAVTSLLLVYGVLRGEASTPFVSLATAAALLVTAALLFFPYREGTAFASLFVVDRLTATMKVFVLVGSAVAILMSRAYFERVQAWRFEYPLLVALATLGMMLMISANDLMALYVGLELQSLALYVIAAFHRDSVRSTEAGVKYFVLGSVASGMLLFGASLIYGFCGGTAFVQIAEALAGGKSGEIGVVVGLVFVVAGLAFKISAVPFHMWTPDVYEGAPTPVTALFAVAPKIAAVSLTISVLMGPFKPLFPQWQQIIVAAAILSMALGAFAALRQPNIKRLMAYSSIGNVGYILLGVASGSEKGIQAVVFYLAIYLVMSLGVFAVILMMKRRDIMVENISDLAGLARSQPMMALAMLLFMFSLAGIPPLAGFWGKLYIFMAAVEAKLFWPAVLGVLASVVASYYYLRIVKVMYFDEPAEALDRSALGVNRVVAFVAAVLVAVFSLAPQPLSVIAEAAAKGLFP from the coding sequence ATGCTGCTTGGTCTCGAATCCTGGACACTGGCTCGGCCGGAAATCTTCCTGGCGGCCGTCACGTCGCTGCTGCTGGTCTACGGCGTGCTGCGCGGCGAAGCCTCGACGCCGTTCGTCTCGCTGGCGACCGCCGCGGCGCTGCTGGTGACGGCCGCGCTGCTGTTCTTCCCCTACCGCGAGGGAACGGCCTTCGCGTCCCTGTTCGTCGTCGACCGCCTGACGGCGACGATGAAGGTGTTCGTGCTGGTCGGGTCCGCCGTCGCCATCCTGATGTCGCGTGCCTATTTCGAGCGCGTGCAGGCCTGGCGCTTCGAGTATCCGCTGCTGGTGGCGCTGGCCACGCTCGGCATGATGCTGATGATCTCCGCCAACGATCTGATGGCGCTCTATGTCGGGCTCGAGCTTCAGTCGCTGGCGCTGTACGTCATCGCCGCGTTCCACCGCGACAGCGTGCGCTCGACCGAGGCCGGCGTGAAGTACTTCGTCCTGGGCTCGGTGGCGTCCGGCATGCTGCTGTTCGGTGCCTCGCTGATCTACGGTTTCTGCGGCGGCACGGCCTTCGTGCAGATCGCAGAGGCGTTGGCCGGCGGCAAGAGCGGCGAGATCGGCGTCGTCGTCGGCCTGGTGTTCGTGGTCGCCGGTCTGGCCTTCAAGATTTCGGCCGTGCCGTTCCACATGTGGACGCCCGACGTCTACGAAGGCGCACCGACGCCGGTGACCGCGCTGTTCGCGGTGGCACCCAAGATCGCCGCCGTGTCGCTGACGATTTCGGTGCTGATGGGGCCTTTCAAGCCGCTGTTCCCGCAGTGGCAGCAGATCATCGTCGCCGCCGCCATCCTGTCGATGGCGCTCGGCGCCTTCGCTGCGCTGCGCCAGCCCAACATCAAGCGCCTGATGGCCTATTCGTCGATCGGCAACGTCGGCTACATCCTGCTCGGCGTGGCGAGCGGCAGCGAGAAGGGCATCCAGGCGGTGGTCTTCTATCTCGCCATCTACCTGGTGATGTCGCTCGGCGTGTTCGCCGTCATCCTGATGATGAAGCGCCGCGACATCATGGTCGAGAACATCTCCGACCTGGCCGGGCTCGCCCGCAGCCAGCCGATGATGGCGCTCGCCATGCTGCTGTTCATGTTTTCGCTCGCGGGCATCCCGCCGCTCGCCGGCTTCTGGGGCAAGCTCTACATCTTCATGGCCGCGGTCGAGGCCAAGCTCTTCTGGCCGGCCGTGCTGGGCGTCCTCGCCTCCGTCGTGGCCTCCTACTACTATCTGCGCATCGTCAAGGTGATGTATTTCGACGAGCCGGCCGAGGCGCTCGACCGGTCGGCGCTCGGCGTCAATCGCGTGGTCGCCTTCGTCGCCGCCGTGCTGGTCGCCGTGTTCTCGCTGGCACCTCAGCCGCTCAGCGTGATCGCCGAGGCGGCCGCCAAGGGCCTGTTCCCGTGA